From the genome of Ovis aries strain OAR_USU_Benz2616 breed Rambouillet chromosome 5, ARS-UI_Ramb_v3.0, whole genome shotgun sequence:
gtcttaaaatggttaattttatgttatgtgaatttcaacTCGATTATTTTTGAAAGAAGGAGAAATTCAGACATTACCAGATAAACAAGTTGAAGTTTGTTTTTGGTAGATATACCCTCTACATAATGCTTTGTGATcaacactgtcaaaggctttagcatagtcaatgaagcagaagtagatgtttttctggaatttctttgatttttctatgatccaacagatgttggcaatttcatctttggttcctctgacttttctaaatccagcttgtacatctggaagttcttggttcagatactgttgaagcctagcttgaaggattttgagagttaccttgctaacatgtaaAGTGAGTTTAACTGTGCCGTAGTTtgaacattggagaaggcaatggcaacccactccagtactcttgcctggaaaatcccatggacagaggaacctggtaggctgcagtccatggggtcgctaggagtcagacacgactgagcgacttcactttcacttttcactttcatgcattggagaaagaaatggcaacccactccagtattcttgcctggagaaccccagggacaggggagcctggtgggctgctgtctatggggtcacacagagttggacacgactaaagtgacttagcagcagcagtttgaacattctttggcattgctcttctttggaattgcaatgcaaactgaccttttccaatcctgtgggcactgttgagttttccaaatttgctggcatattgagtgcagtactttgaccacATCATATTTTAGGATCGAATCAGATATactagttgctaagttgtgtctgactctttgtgaccccatcaactgtagcccaccagcctcctctgtccatagggattcttcaggtaaggatactggagtgggttgccatgttcttctccaggggatcttcccaacccagagattaaaccctggcctcccacactgcaggcggattctttactgtctgagcgacCAGAAAAGCCCTGAATCAGATGCATATGTGTTAACTGGAGCCACTAAATTAATGTTAATAAAGGAAATTGTTCTCTAAGGCAATGCATAGGTGTTTATTCAGGATTCTGAAAGCTCTTGTCACTCAGATGGGATTTGCCCTTTCACTCTTGTCAAGGTTGGCTGCTGAATTTTCCCCCAAATACCTCAATACCCAAGCCATTGTACAACATCACTGCTTCAGTTTTACCACAGTGTGTGGATTATCATGTGTCATGTCTATAGCCTATGATAAGAAATACTTCAAAAaccttaaaatgtttttaagttccTTGAAGGAATTGGCTGGAGACAGTGCTTTCTTCATTACATAATGTGACTGTTTTATAAGAATTAGGAAGATCAATGTCCTTTTGGACAAGATCTTCCTGCTTCTCTCAAGcaattgtttgttttaatgttgtGGATACTGTCAATCTTGTGATTGCTCTTTATAGATTGATTATGTAAATTTTCCattcccctcttccctcttgaCAGAGCCTGATTATATCTGGAAGTGGTCAGATGCCCAGCAAAGATACCATATTTTCCATATCCTTTTCAATCATGGACAGTCATGGATAATATGTTAAGTTTTTGGGTGGGAATATTGAAATGCTCTGTAACAGCCTTTTCCCTTTCTATCTGGAATTTGCACAAGACAATGAGACTCTTGGAGCTGACATACCTTGGAAAACTACATTATAGATGCAGGAACAGAGAGATAGAATGAACCCTGAGACATTGTTCATGTTCTTCTTTTATGAGGGCGATAAATTAACCCTTAATTGTAAGTAAacaatttacttttttcttttatgtaacaTGGCTATCCTTCCaggaaaataagatgaaaattacTTGGGATAGTATATATTATTTGAGAAGAAATTATTCTTAAGAAATCCTTGTTGTtctatgaacaaaatgaaaatatccaaatatttCAGATCAAAACTTGGGAAAAAATTTGTGTTGTGGGACAGAGGATAAATGGGAAAACTTTATCAGACTCAGGAAGTGAATTACAAAGTGAGTTACTCAAATTGTATAAAGAGGTGGAGACAAAGAAATGGACATTGATTTCCATCAATAGAAGGAACAAGGTTTACTTCCTGGCTCAGCTGCTCTTTGTCCTGCAATCAAGAGCACTTCTTGAGATGCAGGAAAGCCATCCTGGTTAGAGCTGCTGTGCCATAAATGCTCTCAGAGCTCTCTTTATGTCTTTGTTCCGCAGActgtagatgaaggggttcagcatgggtgTGACCACAGTGTACATCACCGAGGCTGTTGCACTCGAGTGTGAGCTGTGGGTACCGGCAGAGCCAAGGTACACTCCTAGGCTTGTAGAGTAAAATAGGGAAACAACCAAGAGGTGAGATGCACAGGTAGAAAATGCTTTATACTTCTCCTGAGCTGATGCTCTTCTATATATGGAGGAAATTATCTTAGAGTAAGAGTAAAGGATTCCAGCCAGAGGACCAATGGCCAGAAGTAGTGATGTAAAATATATCACCATGTTGTTAAGAAAGGTGTCAGAACACGCAAGTTGGATGACCTGATtgagttcacagaaaaattggGGGATTTCTAAATTTTCACAGAAGGACAGATTCAAGACTATTAAACTTTGTAGCAAAGAGTTCAGGACACCCATGACCCAGGACACCAGCACCAGCACTCCACAGAGCCGGGGATTCATGACGACCATGTAGTGCAGGGGGTGGCAGATGGCTAcgaagcggtcataggccatcacagtCAGGAGTAAGTCGTCCAACACTGCAAAGAGTACAAAAAAATACATCTGTGTGATGCAGCCTTCATAAGTTATACCTTTGCTCTGTGTCTGGATGTTCCACAGCATCTTtgggatggtggtggaggtgaaaCAGATGTCTACAAAGGAcaggttggagaggaagaagtacatgggcgtGTGGAGGTGGGGGTCTGAGTTGACAGCCAGGATGATGAGCAGGTTCCCAAATACAGAGATCAGGTACATGGAGAGGAAAAGCCCAAATATGAGAGGCTGAAGTGCTGGTGCATCTGAGAATCCCagaagaaaaaattctgaaatttgtGTATCATTCCGTGGTTCCATGTGCTGGAGGTGACtaccagaaaaatttaaaaagatttattttcacaTAAGCAACTTAATATAATAACCGACTTAAGAACCTAGAATTAATGTTATGTTTATATTGTAGAGCCAATACATTAATTTCCATATTTGGTGGCTTGCCTGGTCCccattatggagaaggcaatggcaccccactccagtactcttgcctggaaaatcccatggacggaggataggctgcagtccatggggtcgctaagagtcagacacgacggagcgacttcactttcaatttttactttcatgcattggagaaggaaatggcaacccactccagtgttcttgcctggaggatcccagggacgggagagcctcctgggctgctgtctatggggtcgcacagagttggacacgactgaagcgacttagcagcagcagcacctggtcCCCATTAAGGGCATCCTCATTCCATTTTTATAGAAATTCCTTTCCCACTGTCAGCCTGATATTCAAGCATAATGTATACTACTGTTTTTGAGAATATCTGTCATGCATTTGAGGAACATATATTGACTACAGACCATGTTCCAGGCATAGCCAGAGCATAGGGATGATTAAAAATAAGTCTTTACAATCTAAAGATTTATGGAAGTGAGAAAATATAAtcaaccaaaaataataatgtaacatGTCTAATAGCACAGATgcaatgaagaaaaggaaagcatacATAAAGGAAAGAGTGGATAGAATGTGCTATTTTTATTGGGACTTCAACCAAGACATGCGAATAAGGTAACACTTTAACAGACACTTTAaagaagaatgagagagagagagagagagagagagagagagagagagagacaaggttACCTGAGGAATATGTGCCTGGCAGaaggaacagccagtgcaaagacCCTGGGGAAGAAGTGTGCTTCAAAAACTCAAGGCCCAGAATGAGCCAGTGTGTGGTGGGAAATGAATAAGCCATAGAGTGATGAGAGATGATGTTAGAGGATGTTGAGGAGAGAGGAAAcctgcctgctgctgctcaggctttGAGATACAGGGAGCCCATTGTCCACACTATGTATGTAAATCTTGCACTTTATTAATCTCATTGTAAAGGCATCCAGTGAATTAAAAATGATCCCTTCCTTAGcactttattgaatgtgttatgGTCCCTGTATTATGAGTTACTTTGGAATACATCATTCCAGGTACCCCTACTCTGAGGACTGCTCTCAACTCAcaaggcatgcacacacacacacacagacacacacactcacacaacatTCCCAGGCCTCCTAATCAAAGTTATTTCCATGTTTGTTCACTCCCTCtcacactgtttcactgtttagGCTCTGAGTAGATACAACTCTAGCTGTCCAGATCAAATATCCTTTCTCTAGATAATTTAGAAATGGTACCCAGAAATTCTTAAGTCTCCCATGGACAAATAGACTTGGGCTCCATATTGGTAAGTCCATTTTTCTGCTTTGTattaaataaacataaacaaTCTGTCCATACACATAGAGAGAGAAGACTGAAATGGACTCGAGAAAGAAAATATCTAATAAACTCAGGTGGTCCCTGAGAGACTTTGAGGCAGATAAAGCTTCTTTGGTTTTTCGGCAGCCTAATTAACCCCATTTAATGCCAAgcgaaaataataataataaaattgcttaaaatataaaagttgtAATAAATTTATGATGTGAAACACTTTAAAGATTGAATGcccttaaataaatttaaaaataaaataaaaacaaaacaagaaacaaagatTGAATGCCTCTAGTGAAAACtgatcagagaaaataaaacaataattcacaaaaggaaataaacaaaataaaatatgctttgaCTGTTATTAATATCAAACAGAAGGAGACTTGTTTTTCCTGTGACTGTCCTGTATTTGACCAGTCGGTTTCTACGTGACTGACTAGAAGattagggaagtccctttctCAGATTTGTTATgtggtatctttcctttttcttctactGTGGGTTTTGATATCATTCTGATAAGTCCAGTGGGCGTACTTTAATATCAGTCTTTATCCAACCTGCAAAGACATGCAAAGACCTCCCAGACAACAGCCTGTAAAATTCTATACATACCATAACAATCCCATCCTTTCAATGACTGAATAACTTTATATTTAGGCCTGAGCACACTGTGACAAATACATTTATTCCATTGTACTCTGACTTCTCATTATAATGAAAGATCCAAGCAAGCAGGATTTCACCGGTTTTGTTCACTTTCCTATTTTCAAACGTACGCAAATATATGTGCTGTGTTCAACTgatcagtctgactctttgcgaccctatagactgaagCCTGctgggcttttctgtccatgggatttttctggcaagtttactgaagtggattgccatttccttctccaggggatctcctgacccagggatcgaaccagtgtctctcatgtctcctgcactgcagacagattctttaccactgagccactggggaagccatgcAAAAATATGTGCACctacaaatttaaataaatgtgaagttatataaagtaaaaagaatgacaGAGAGGATGAACCGGGTTATACACAGCAGTTTCAAAGGAACTATATTTAACATAATTGAAAGATGCATCAAAAGCTAACTGAAATGAGATATAACATAATTTGATGACTTCAACATGGGCTGATAATTAAGTTGAAAAACACATAGACATAAAATATTATGATATATAAAGTTCTTAGAAATTTTGGAACTTAGCAGGTGCTTAattattatttgttgaatgaatcaataAACTGGGTCTCAGTATGTAAGTGTATTTGGTATATCAAGGTCGTATTTCAATAGGTTTGGAAAGATTGGATTGTTGAATGAAATATGGCAGAATAGATATctaattggaagaaaattaagTTGATTCCCAGCCTCAGTCCTACTGCAGTGAATCAGAGGGATTATATATTTACTGTAACAGTAAGCAATACCTTCAGGTGAACATTTAGAAAACCACACATAAAATCTACAGGAAGGCCaactatcttattttttttccttttgaacttcGTATTTTATATTAGTGTATAGCCTAttaaaatgttgtgatagtttcaggtggacagcaaaggaactcaggcATATGTACACAGGTATGCATTCTCTCCCAAATGTCACTCCCATGGAAGCTGCCTcataatgttgagcagagttccctgggctatacagtaggcccttgttggttatccattttaaatatagcaagaGGGCCAACTATCTTAACTAAGGAAAGAAACTCAGAAGTAAGAAGATAAGATACATTTAACtaaatacaatgtaaaatattttaatagccaAAGCACCCTCCAAAAGTCAGTTGAgaaacagtaatttaaaaaaaatcatttgaaaagttGACAATGGTAGAATAATAGGCATATGATATATGGGCATAAAATAATATGGGCAAGTCAAAATGGTGATCAAATATATGAGTCTTTGATCAAAGTCAGGAATAGTTTGGGAAACAATTAATACCTCTTtcacaaaaaatattaaagagcTGTCACATTGATTGGGATTGGGACTTTTAAACAGGTAGCAAAGGAGTTCACTAATGCTTCTAACAAATGTAAAATGTTTCAAGTTTGGGGAAGCGGGCTGAAGAAAAAGTATAGCTATTAATAGTACAGAAATTCTTTAACAGGAGGTTTCTCAGTCTCAGCACTATTGAGTTTCTAGGGCAGGTTGGTCTCTGTGGTGGAGTCTGTCCTGTGCCTTGTAGGATGTCTAGAGCTTCCCTGGTTTCTGTCCACTAATTTTCTGTGTGACAGACAGACTTTTCCCCACACATTGCTCAATGTCTCCTGGGAGAAAAATCACTCCTGGTTAGCACTACAGATCGCACTTCGCAATCCCACAATATTTTTATAGCCTTGTTATAATAGCAGTGGAATAACAAAGAATATGAAAGACCTAAATTATGAGCAGCAGAGTCCCATcatgccaatttttaaaaaacaatgaaagaattTTATATAGTTTGTGGTTATACTTATTTACTGATGACACAAAACAATGGTTCTCAAAGAGTCTCTGAGAACTTTACAAAGGAATTCTGTGACATCAAAACTGTCTTCATAGCAATACTAAGATTTTTTTCACTCTGGTTCCATCATGAAGGTACAACAGAGGGTTCTGCAGGCACATGACTCATGGCATAACTGAATGTAGAAGCAGACATGAGATCTAATTGCCTTTCCCTCCCACCcagggatattttaaaatttatttttaattgaggcataattgctttacaatgtcgtgttggtttctgccaccaCTGTGGCACTGAAACAGCcactgaaagaatgaaaaaaaaaagtatctatgTTGTGCATAGGATTCTATTCATGCATTTTTAGAAAAGGGTATGAATAGGCATGTGTGCATGATatggaaacaaattttaaatgaaagtaataaccctggtggctcagcagtaaagaatctgcctgtcattcAGGAGAACGGAGGGAGatgcaggttaaatccctgggtcagaaagatcccctggcggagggatcccacccagtattcttgcctggagaaacctatggacagaggagtactgcaggctacaatccatggggttgcaaagagtcagacatgacttagcaatgacACAATCACAACTTATGAAAAAATTCAGTAAGAATGAATTAGGTTAAATATAGTGGTTTTAAAACAACTGTTTATaacaaaatttaatgaaaatctacatctaacatataaaaatataaaatagtaataatttaaTAACACCAATATAGGTCACTAATTGAAGACCAGATTATCAAAGACTTGgacataatataataaatataacagatataataaatataaataataatataaataatataacaaaACCTTTTGAAGTGGGAGGTAGTATCTGTGTTATAATTTCATCTTATCTAAAGATATATGAGTCCAAAcatgtttattgagatatagaTTGTCTCTAGtcttatggtaaaaaaaaaaaataggtcttTTCTTTCGCTGAATGTCTTCAAATGCCTAAGGGGATATGAGTTTTAGAAATACATCTAATTCCCAAATGCCAAACAGAACAATAAGGAATAAGGGAATGTGAAAAATAGTCAGAAGTATGTATAAAGAGTGATTTATTATCCTTAAGGGGTGCAGGAGAACTTCCacttttcattatcattttcatttaaaacaaagattCACAAGTGAAAATTACTGGAATGAAAGccattttagtaaaaaaaaaaaaagcaataaagagaAACAATAATGCTAATAAGCTCAACTCCACAATTTATAAATTATCATACATTCATTACATGTATGtctacacatacacaaaagaactaaGTGTCATCGTCTAGTTGGTAACAAAAATAGCAATTTATCTTTTGAAAGAAAGCAATCAAAATGAGGAATAAAAATGCTCTGGCCCACTTTGTTAAAAACAAAGGAGTCAGACAATTTGCAATAGAGAATGTAAGTGGTTAACTAACCCATGAAAATATATTACCTCAtaggaaatgaaataattataaagtaatgtttatttgcatataatttttaacatattaattttttttctatgtgaATACCCAGAATGAAGGAAGATGCTGTGAAATGTATGTCTCATTTACTGCTACTGCAAGTATGTATTTGCAAACTTTCCCTGGTCTGGCTCTTTCTCATTAATGTGGAAACAAAGTCAATTAtgctccattttaaaaataaaagaaatgccaTCATTTCACTGTGTATCTTGCCAGATCAATATTTTACTGTTCTACTCCCCTTTATTAAAAAGATACTTGGGCTTATACTCTACTACCATTTAAGTATCAAAAATGACAATTGCTTTGCTGAGATCAAGTTTCCTTCTTTGGcatcataaataaatacattaatttattaAGCAAGCTAGCAAATAGCCACAGTGATCTTTGGGCTCAGAATTAGGCTGCAATGGCCCTTGGGTGACCTCAGGTCACTTTCTAGGCTCCTATTCTCTTTGATCTTTCCCTGTAGTATCTGCTGAAATCTCAGGCTCACCTTGATGGGAACTCTGAGAAGAAGATCACTGGGTGGAAGTATAAATTCCTCCCTGGATGATTGATGATGGAGACTGAAGCTCTATATCCAGACAAAGCAGCATGAAGGGGGCAAGCCCTGTTCTCCAAGGAAGATTTAAGAGTCTAAACAACTGTGTTCTGTGCAGATCAAGGTTGCACATGCTCGGGGACTGCTGCTCCCTTTATCTGCTCATTAAGAATGTTTCCTTTTTGTTACTCTAAACTCTAAGAACATGATTTCCCTCTGGGACCCTGCTCTGACAAAAAAGAAAGTTTCCAGCTGATTTCCTGCTCCTAGGAGACTATGTAGATAAGCCATGTAATTCAGGTCTTCTTACTCCTCCTACATTAACACTCCTGTCTTCAAGAGCTGTAAACCTTCTAGCACTTCATCACAATACTGAATTCGAATTTTCTCAAAAGTCTAATACTGAGGAATTTGCTTTAACTAACACTTTGGATCTTCAAAGCATTGACTTGTGGGGTCAAGTCAGTATCTCAAGACAATTATTCTTCTTCTCCTTAGAAAAGAGAGTAACATTGTGTCTttaattcaaaaacaaaacaaaacaaaaactggggCACCAAATTAATTGGCTTcatgataa
Proteins encoded in this window:
- the LOC101106259 gene encoding olfactory receptor 7A5-like, which encodes MEPRNDTQISEFFLLGFSDAPALQPLIFGLFLSMYLISVFGNLLIILAVNSDPHLHTPMYFFLSNLSFVDICFTSTTIPKMLWNIQTQSKGITYEGCITQMYFFVLFAVLDDLLLTVMAYDRFVAICHPLHYMVVMNPRLCGVLVLVSWVMGVLNSLLQSLIVLNLSFCENLEIPQFFCELNQVIQLACSDTFLNNMVIYFTSLLLAIGPLAGILYSYSKIISSIYRRASAQEKYKAFSTCASHLLVVSLFYSTSLGVYLGSAGTHSSHSSATASVMYTVVTPMLNPFIYSLRNKDIKRALRAFMAQQL